GGGACGAAACACTTGCCGGTCCGGCACCCGACACCGGCCTCGGCAAACTGCGCAAGTATGATTCATTTTCAGCAACACGATCGACTCCTATGGTAGCCAATGAGGTGCCTGTCACTCGGAGCATTACCATTCTTAGGTCTAACTCCAATTTTAGAAACCTTTCGGTTGATCCCGGTTCGGCACCAGAATCTCCGGCCGGGCCAAGCAACCCTGAGACACCTCTAACACGTAAGTTTAAATAATTACCCCTCCccctggtctctctctctctctctctctctctctctcgcttgcATGAAATCAATATATCAGAGGGTATGGAGATCATGATGTTCTTTTTCTTAGACGGTTTTCTTGCTtcggagaaagaaaaagaaaagaatggatTTATTATATCTATAGAGATGGTTGGATGGAAATGAATAGTGTAAATGGATTTATTATATCtctttgtttaaatattatttcgGGAGGTTTATCGAtcgaggcaaaaaaaaaaaatagagtgatTAATGGTtggaaaagaaataataaagaaCTTATTCAGTATCTTATGTTCTGGATCAGATAGATCAGGttgaaatttatgttttaggATTAATTAACAGactctttctcttttatttaattgatttgtgaaGACGATCCCCCGTTTGTTGATTGCTTATAAGAAAGTCTTGGCCGCCTGGAAAGGGATGAATGCCAATTCATTATATTATATCCTGTCGGGGTCGTGATCATCATGGGCGGGCACCGGGGTTCATCAATATTTCATGCATAGTTATTAAAGTAGTggacaattttttaaaatatatgtttgagtaatgttatttataaattttaaatagacaaatttcgcacaaatcatttgtaaaaagtaggtctcattaataaaaaataatttttttataatttttttaggtgaagtctattttttttataagaatttatatgaaacttgtatatttaaaacttatataaatcatttcttatatttcATTGTCGTATATATGTTTTCTCAGCAGCCAAACAATGCaagccttttcttttctatgtACAAATCAAAGTATGGCTTTGTTTATGTTGTATTATATGTGGTTTATATGGGTTTTGGTTTGCATGCAGCGGGGACACCAGGCGGAGACTTCAAGAAACTTACGAGGAGAAAATCGTCAGCCGGGGCATTAGATCAACAGGCTGAGTCAAGAAGTCCGACCGCTTATGAttggttctctctctttt
Above is a genomic segment from Juglans microcarpa x Juglans regia isolate MS1-56 chromosome 1D, Jm3101_v1.0, whole genome shotgun sequence containing:
- the LOC121261769 gene encoding dormancy-associated protein homolog 4 isoform X2, producing the protein MGFLHKLWDETLAGPAPDTGLGKLRKYDSFSATRSTPMVANEVPVTRSITILRSNSNFRNLSVDPGSAPESPAGPSNPETPLTPGTPGGDFKKLTRRKSSAGALDQQAESRR
- the LOC121261769 gene encoding dormancy-associated protein homolog 4 isoform X1; amino-acid sequence: MGFLHKLWDETLAGPAPDTGLGKLRKYDSFSATRSTPMVANEVPVTRSITILRSNSNFRNLSVDPGSAPESPAGPSNPETPLTPGTPGGDFKKLTRRKSSAGALDQQAESRSPTAYDWIVITALDR